A window of Arcobacter acticola genomic DNA:
ACAACCATAACAAGAGTACTATTCCCAGCAAAAACATTTTGTGCTTGAACTCCAATTGCTGTTGCACCAAGTGTGTTAGCAATTGTATTTAAAATAAGAATTGAAGCAATAGACTTATCAATATCTGTTTTTAATTTTTTTAATAGCTTTCCAGCAACAGGATTGTTTTTTTCTAAAACAGAAATGTAAGATGCGTTTGTAGATAGTAGAACTGATTCTAAAATAGAACATAAAAATGATGTACCAATAACTGCAATAAATAGTAAGATTAAAATTTCCATTTTTTCTCACTTCTTAATAAACTACGCCTCGGGGAACTATCTTCCAAGGAAACTCCTTTTTTTATATGAATTTTATAAACAATAATATCAAAATAAACTTTAATATATAAAAATATTTTGACAAATATTTATTTTTTCTAGTATAATACAGTATATTATTTTATAAGGAGGGTTATTATGGAATATGGTGCAATACCTAAACTTGATCAATTTACTGATAATAGAGCTCTAAATATACAAAAAGTTCAATCATCAAAAGAATCATCAGGTATAACAAATAAAGAAGATTTAAATCAAGTATCAAAAGAAACATCAACAGAAGTAAAACAAACATCTGCTGCAAGTGAAGTTTCTACACAATCTTCAAGCCAGGCTAAATATGAAGTAGTTTTGACTAATACAAATTTTGGTTATAATGATTCTTCAAAAGATTTTTATGTGAAAGCGATACGAGGAAATAGTGAAAATCAATATCCTACAGAAAGTATGATGAGAATTAAATCATATATGATAAGTCAAGCTAATACAGCTTCTTAGAAATCAAGTTTTATTTTAATATTACTTGATTTTTATTTGGGAGTTTATTTTTATTAATATGTTTTTAGCTTCGTAAAATTTTTCTTTATTTTCTAATTCAATATGATCTAATAAAGGTATGTATTTTAAAAATGCAGGCCAAACTTTTTTATAACCCTCAGGTTTTTTCTTTATAAAAAAAAGTGCAAGGGCTGTTGCCCCATTTATAAGACCTTTTAAAACAAGAGCTTTTTCTTTTTGCCCTTGTTTTTTATATAAATTCCAATCATCTTCAAGTAACTCATGAGCTTCTACAAAATAGTCATTTTCAATTGCAAATAAAAATCTATCAATTGCAGTTTCTTGATTAAAAATAGTGTAATCTATTTTCATTAGCTGTTTATCTCTTTATCTAAATAATATCCAGTATGAGAACCTGAGATTTTATGATTTG
This region includes:
- a CDS encoding DUF309 domain-containing protein: MKIDYTIFNQETAIDRFLFAIENDYFVEAHELLEDDWNLYKKQGQKEKALVLKGLINGATALALFFIKKKPEGYKKVWPAFLKYIPLLDHIELENKEKFYEAKNILIKINSQIKIK